AATAATATGAACTCACCGAATTACGGTGCCGTGGAATTAAATGCCAGTTTTCCGTTGTGGGGTCGTTTACGCGGGCTGGTGCAGTATTTCAATGGCTACGGTGAGAGCATGATTGATTATAATCACCGGGTTGAACGTCTGGGCATTGGTGTGCTGCTGACAGAGATGCTGTAAGCAGCTTGCTTTAAAGACAACCCGTCTAGTTTTCCTCGGCGGTTGGTGGCGTGACTCCGGGCGGGTAATTTGCCAGGATAGCCGCGACTGCTGCTGACGCTTTCTCTGTGCGTTCCGTTACCGTCATGCTGTCGGCTGCGGTGGTGGTGATTTTACTGCTGGTGGAGCCGCGCCATTTTAATGTGTTGGTAGCGGGATCGATAACATCAATCATCAATGTGCCTTTGGTGTATTCCACGACTTCGGTGCTGCTCATCATCATTGGCGCATAGAAACAGCGATAACAGCCGCCATAACCGTAGAACGAGTTATAGGTACTATAAGTTCGATAATCCTGCTGCGCCTCTGTGGTCGCAAAAAAGCTGATCCAGATATCGGCTTTATCTTTGTCTGTTTCCACAAACCCACGCAGCTTCAGTTGTGCTCTTAACGCTTTCTCTATACGGCCTTTCGTGATGTCGTTGCGGGTGGTTTTTATGTCGTCCGGTTGTGTTAGGGCGTATTGTCGCTTGTTTTCAAATGAGTACTGCTCGTCATAGTCGGTGC
The window above is part of the Ketobacter sp. MCCC 1A13808 genome. Proteins encoded here:
- a CDS encoding DUF4136 domain-containing protein; this translates as MTYYRLLILNMIGFTLLASGCATSLRVSTDYDEQYSFENKRQYALTQPDDIKTTRNDITKGRIEKALRAQLKLRGFVETDKDKADIWISFFATTEAQQDYRTYSTYNSFYGYGGCYRCFYAPMMMSSTEVVEYTKGTLMIDVIDPATNTLKWRGSTSSKITTTAADSMTVTERTEKASAAVAAILANYPPGVTPPTAEEN